From Rutidosis leptorrhynchoides isolate AG116_Rl617_1_P2 chromosome 3, CSIRO_AGI_Rlap_v1, whole genome shotgun sequence, a single genomic window includes:
- the LOC139901638 gene encoding uncharacterized protein has product MLPQHTVDAVAADTNSSIIQPHQSCHRFTLAEIQSATNNFDVKLVIGRGGFGNVYKCKHKIGLVDQVALKRLQTTSNQGAREFEAEIEILSKLRHGNLVSLIGYCNEGNEMVLAYEFMPNGNLQDHLRNNGTDLSLSLSWLQRLKICVGAARGLDYLHTGTSTQQGVIHRDVKTSNILLDANFDAKISDFGLAKVGPINQTKTSVSTLVKGTFGYMDPSYFFSGKLTRKSDVYAFGVVLFEVLSGKQAVDQSIDEEQWSLAVWAQEQIKIGKLNKIIDPRLIGQISKKSLKEFASIAAQCLHNQPKKRPTMAEVVVKLDSILLQERNSTVSVGDEVKFYSRLTHFFTAEHHLAVHLGQLKKFSLHELQVATDNFSKTHILGGGGFGKVYKGRLADGRLVAVKRLREERSSYSEVQFHTEVEITRVHRNLLKLLGFCMTQTERLLVYPYMLNGTVASCLKDRSETQAVLNWETRERVALGSARGLAYLHEHCNPKIIHRNVKLANILLDEEFEAVVGAFGLAKLMDYEDTHVTTAVHGTIGHIALEYLSTGKCSEKTDVFGYGVMLLELITGQRAFDLARLENDDDVMLLDWVKGLLEAQKLETLVDADLEGNYVNDGVEKLMKIALLCTQGTPLDRPKMSEVVKMLEGDGLTERWEQWQNQEIMQQEISLEQVSSPDD; this is encoded by the exons ATGTTACCTCAACATACCGTCGATGCGGTGGCTGCGGATACAAACTCCTCAATCATACAGCCTCACCAAAGCTGTCATCGTTTCACACTCGCTGAGATTCAATCTGCAACCAACAACTTTGATGTGAAACTAGTTATTGGGCGAGGAGGTTTTGGTAACGTGTATAAATGTAAGCACAAAATTGGTTTAGTAGACCAAGTTGCGTTAAAACGGTTGCAAACTACATCTAACCAAGGAGCCCGTGAATTTGAGGCTGAAATTGAGATTCTTTCTAAGTTGCGACATGGTAATCTTGTGTCACTCATTGGTTATTGCAATGAAGGAAACGAGATGGTTCTAGCCTATGAATTTATGCCCAACGGAAACCTTCAAGATCACCTCCGCAATAATGGTACAgatctatctctatctctatcctGGTTACAAAGATTAAAAATATGTGTAGGTGCAGCTCGTGGGTTAGATTACCTTCACACAGGTACATCAACTCAACAAGGTGTCATACATCGTGATGTGAAGACCTCCAATATTTTGTTGGATGCAAATTTTGATGCTAAAATTTCAGACTTTGGGTTGGCCAAAGTTGGACCAATAAACCAAACAAAAACTTCTGTGAGCACCTTAGTCAAAGGGACATTTGGATATATGGACCCATCTTATTTTTTCAGTGGAAAACTGACAAGAAAATCCGATGTTTATGCCTTTGGGGTTGTACTATTTGAGGTGTTGTCCGGTAAGCAAGCGGTAGATCAAAGCATTGACGAAGAGCAATGGAGTTTGGCAGTTTGGGCTCAAGAGCAAATTAAAATTGGAAAACTCAATAAGATTATCGACCCTAGATTGATCGGACAAATCTCAAAAAAATCCTTGAAGGAGTTTGCAAGTATAGCAGCCCAGTGCTTGCATAATCAACCCAAAAAACGTCCTACAATGGCCGAAGTTGTGGTTAAGCTCGATTCCATTCTATTGCAAGAGAGAAATTCCACTGTTTCTGTTGGTGATGAAGTAAAGTTCTATAGCCGGCTAACACATTTCTTCACAG CTGAGCATCACCTAGCAGTTCATTTGGGACAACTAAAAAAGTTTTCGCTGCACGAACTACAAGTTGCAACAGATAATTTTAGTAAAACTCACATTCTTGGGGGAGGTGGATTTGGTAAAGTTTACAAAGGACGGTTAGCCGATGGGCGTTTGGTGGCTGTAAAAAGGCTAAGAGAGGAGCGTTCTTCATATAGTGAAGTACAGTTTCATACTGAAGTTGAAATAACCAGAGTGCATCGAAATCTACTTAAGCTGCTCGGATTTTGCATGACACAAACTGAACGATTGCTTGTTTACCCCTACATGCTCAATGGTACTGTTGCATCATGTCTTAAAG ATCGAAGTGAAACGCAAGCTGTACTTAACTGGGAAACAAGGGAACGAGTGGCACTGGGGTCCGCAAGGGGACTTGCATATTTGCACGAACATTGCAACCCTAAGATTATTCACAGGAACGTAAAACTTGCAAATATACTGTTGGATGAGGAGTTTGAAGCGGTAGTTGGAGCTTTTGGGCTGGCTAAACTCATGGACTATGAGGATACACATGTTACAACAGCTGTTCATGGTACAATTGGACATATAGCCCTCGAGTATCTTTCTACGGGTAAATGTTCAGAAAAAACTGACGTTTTTGGATATGGTGTGATGCTTCTTGAACTCATCACCGGGCAACGGGCCTTTGATCTTGCTCGACTAGAAAACGACGACGACGTCATGTTGCTTGATTGG GTAAAAGGACTTCTAGAGGCTCAAAAGTTGGAGACACTAGTCGATGCAGATTTAGAAGGTAATTATGTGAACGATGGAGTAGAAAAGTTGATGAAAATTGCTCTATTGTGCACACAAGGAACACCACTAGATCGACCCAAAATGTCAGAAGTTGTTAAAATGCTTGAAGGTGATGGTTTAACCGAGAGGTGGGAACAATGGCAGAACCAAGAGATTATGCAACAAGAGATTAGCCTTGAACAAGTGTCTAGTCCAGATGATTGA